One window of Quercus robur chromosome 12, dhQueRobu3.1, whole genome shotgun sequence genomic DNA carries:
- the LOC126709432 gene encoding mitochondrial outer membrane import complex protein METAXIN, with product MEEMNTENNWREEQNFTLVVRKPCFGLPTACPSCLPLYLYLKFAQLPFHLDFCSIYPDSDQIPYIESGDYVAYNNENGGVIESLKKDGIADLDAEFKSVPEWISTKAMVSSWLGDAIIYELWVGSDGSSAKKIYYPDLPWPIGKVLFWKQSQTVMLQLGITKENAEQKEEEIYNRAKIAYEALSNRLGEEDFLFENRPSSVDAIFLAHVLLTLQALPETSVLRNALLEHGNLVKYAEKHKMEQIEAGSSSSSVPQFQSGPSSSAPRKGPSNWSSKPKSKSKREKTKEEKTFRKRAKYFVVAQLVSVLLFLTFMNRSDDEVELDDDDGYGYDD from the exons ATGGAGGAGATGAACACTGAGAATAACTGGCGAGAAGAGCAGAATTTCACATTGGTGGTAAGGAAGCCGTGTTTTGGTCTCCCCACAGCATGCCCTTCATGCCTCCCTCTTTACTTGTATCTCAAATTTGCTCAACTCCCATTCCATTTGGATTTCTGCTCTATCTACCCTGACTCTG ATCAAATTCCATATATTGAGTCTGGTGATTATGTGGCCTATAATAATGAGAATGGTGGGGTTATTGAAAGTTTGAAGAAAGATGGTATTGCTGATTTGGACGCTGAGTTCAAGTCAGTTCCAGAATGGATATCAACAAAAGCAATGGTTAGCTCCTGGCTAGGAGATGCAATCATATATGAACTCTGGGTGGGGTCTGATGGTAGTTCTGCTAAGAAGATCTATTATCCTGATCTTCCATGGCCAATAGGAAAGGTTCTGTTCTGGAAGCAATCTCAGACTGTAATGCTGCAACTTGGAATAACTAAAGAGAATGCCGAGCAAAAGGAGGAAGAG ATTTACAATAGAGCAAAAATTGCATATGAAGCTCTGTCAAATAGGTTAGGGGAAGAGGACTTTCTATTTGAGAACAG GCCATCAAGTGTGGACGCGATATTTCTTGCGCATGTGCTTTTAACTCTTCAAGCATTACCT GAAACATCAGTGCTGAGGAACGCACTCTTGGAACATGGTAATCTTGTGAAGTATGCTGAAAAACATAAGATGGAGCAGATAGAGGCTGGTTCGTCATCTTCTTCTGTCCCACAGTTTCAGTCAGGCCCTTCATCATCAGCTCCAAGAAAGGGTCCTTCAAATTGGA GTTCGAAGCCCAAAAGCAAATCCAAGAGGGAAAAAACAAAGGAGGAGAAAACTTTTAGAAAAAGAGCCAAATATTTTGTGGTAGCACAGCTCGTTTCAGTTCTACTTTTTCTCACTTTCATGAATAGATCTGATGATGAAGTGGAGCTTGATGACGATGATGGCTATGGTTATGATGACTGA